A window of Metabacillus sp. B2-18 contains these coding sequences:
- a CDS encoding DNA alkylation repair protein, with amino-acid sequence MNVVEIMGKLEELGSEQTKKTFMNHGASGNLFGVKIGDLKKLVKHVKKDQELALALYETENFDAMYLAGLSVNPKFMSKGTLQNWVEKADWYMLAEYTVAGVAAESPYALELAREWIESDEEMIAVAGWSTYANYLSISPDEKLDTDEILTLLHRVEESIHQEKNRVRYCMNGFVISAGAYVKALHDDAIRVAEAIGKVHVNMGNTACKVPVAVTYINKVEERNKIGVKRKTCIC; translated from the coding sequence ATGAACGTTGTAGAAATAATGGGGAAGCTTGAAGAACTGGGTTCAGAGCAAACAAAAAAGACATTTATGAATCATGGAGCGAGTGGAAACCTTTTTGGAGTTAAAATTGGTGATTTAAAAAAGCTTGTTAAACATGTGAAAAAGGATCAGGAGTTGGCCTTGGCATTATATGAAACTGAGAATTTTGATGCGATGTATTTAGCGGGACTGTCTGTTAATCCGAAATTTATGTCAAAGGGAACTCTTCAAAATTGGGTAGAAAAAGCAGACTGGTATATGCTTGCGGAATATACAGTTGCAGGTGTGGCTGCTGAAAGTCCGTATGCTTTAGAACTTGCACGTGAATGGATCGAGTCAGATGAAGAAATGATAGCAGTTGCCGGATGGAGTACTTATGCCAACTATTTATCGATTTCTCCTGATGAAAAGCTGGATACAGATGAAATCCTTACTCTACTTCATAGAGTTGAAGAATCAATTCATCAAGAAAAAAACCGGGTTCGCTATTGTATGAACGGCTTTGTGATTAGTGCAGGTGCCTATGTAAAAGCTTTACATGATGATGCTATTAGGGTTGCTGAAGCAATCGGTAAAGTTCATGTTAATATGGGCAATACAGCGTGTAAAGTACCAGTCGCTGTTACCTATATTAATAAAGTAGAAGAGCGTAATAAAATTGGGGTGAAACGAAAAACTTGTATCTGTTAA
- a CDS encoding ECF transporter S component, translating to MNKNNKTFRMVILGMLSAIIIIQTSIPFLGYIPIGPLSLTIIQVTVIIAAIILGTKEAAIVGGIWGMITFIRAFVAPTSVIAPIVFTNPLVSVLPRILIGVVAGYVFHRMLSEKLNETVRMSVAGVLGSLTNTFLVLGFIYLLYREPYANFLKLDMEQLLPALMTIVATNGITEAILSGVLTPIISKPLLKLMKK from the coding sequence ATGAACAAAAATAATAAGACATTCCGAATGGTTATATTAGGAATGCTTTCTGCCATTATCATTATTCAAACTTCTATCCCGTTTTTAGGATATATCCCTATAGGTCCGCTTAGTTTGACGATTATTCAAGTAACGGTCATTATCGCAGCGATCATCCTCGGTACGAAGGAAGCAGCCATTGTAGGCGGCATATGGGGAATGATCACGTTCATCAGGGCATTTGTTGCTCCGACAAGCGTAATTGCACCAATTGTTTTTACGAATCCGCTTGTGTCCGTTTTGCCAAGGATTTTAATTGGTGTAGTTGCTGGATATGTTTTCCACAGAATGCTCAGCGAGAAGCTCAATGAAACAGTAAGAATGAGTGTTGCAGGTGTGTTGGGATCATTAACAAATACTTTTTTAGTGCTTGGATTCATTTATTTACTTTATCGGGAACCATACGCGAACTTTTTGAAGTTGGACATGGAGCAGCTCTTGCCTGCACTGATGACAATTGTCGCCACTAATGGAATTACTGAAGCGATTCTATCAGGTGTATTGACGCCGATTATTTCAAAACCTTTATTAAAATTGATGAAAAAATAG
- a CDS encoding helix-turn-helix domain-containing protein encodes MDNSKVGKLIFHLRKEKGLTQKQLADSMNISDRTISKWERGYGCPDVTLLPSLSSVLGVNIENILEGELSPNDFVGGNMKKSNYFVCPLCHNIVLATGDIAISCCGRKVEQLEAKKATDEEKLSITEIDSEWYISSDHPMTKDHYISFLAFATGDSVQIMKQYPEWSLQTRIPKHKHGKLLWFDTQFGLYYQHI; translated from the coding sequence ATGGATAATAGTAAAGTTGGTAAGTTAATTTTTCATTTACGGAAGGAAAAAGGACTAACACAGAAGCAATTAGCAGATTCAATGAACATTTCTGATCGAACGATTTCTAAATGGGAGCGTGGATATGGGTGTCCAGATGTCACTCTTTTACCAAGTTTGTCTTCCGTATTAGGAGTAAATATTGAAAATATTTTAGAAGGTGAATTATCGCCGAATGATTTTGTGGGAGGAAATATGAAAAAATCGAATTATTTTGTTTGTCCCTTATGTCATAATATTGTATTAGCAACTGGGGATATAGCCATATCTTGCTGTGGGAGGAAGGTAGAACAATTAGAAGCAAAAAAAGCAACAGACGAAGAAAAATTATCAATAACAGAAATTGATTCAGAGTGGTATATTTCAAGTGATCATCCAATGACAAAGGATCATTATATATCATTTCTTGCTTTTGCTACTGGTGATTCAGTACAGATTATGAAACAATATCCTGAATGGAGTTTGCAAACACGCATACCAAAACATAAACATGGTAAACTGCTATGGTTTGATACACAGTTTGGTTTATATTATCAACATATCTAA